The sequence GTAATCCAAATAAAGCTATAGTAGCTTTATTTCTATACATGTAGAAATGATGagatttatgaagaaaaaaaagttgtaaaaaaaaaaaaaaaccaaaaaagacactaaaaacataattgagagtaatttttttaacagttttttattttatttgtccaTGAAAGtgacattaaattttttataaaatagtctATTAATTAATGCCTTAAAGGCACTTGTTAATAGATCCATAAGATAAAAACCATCGATGTTTTACTTACAtataaaaattgctaaaatgcaaaactcattctttatatttcatcaaaattcattttagtcatttaactttgtttttatttattttagttctctaactttcaagtttatattcaattaagaattttttttatgaacttttattatatgttgcagttaatttttcaatttttaaattttttttaaattatataaattaaaaaatttaattaatgattgaaaaatattttttagatttaaaaaaattaacaaaaattgaaagaaaaactttaattaaataaatctaaacttagaagactaaaatgaataaaaataaaattaaagaactgaaataaaatcttgaaaaaaaaaattagaggttaaattttgtattttaacctttaaaaaaaaaattacaatcgTGCCAAACCAAATGTGAAGAATATGCTACCTTtctcagtcaaaaaaaaaagtgaagaataTGCTCCAGGATGtgatttctaatttttaattaataaaaggtGTGtgttgtttatcaaaaaaagaaaagaaaaaagtgaagaatACGCTTGCCAATGAAGCCGTCTACAAATTGAAAAcagagaagggaaaaaaaaaaaaaaaatttgagaaaagcAAAGGCCATCTCTGAGTCTGACATGGAAATTCCGCTACTGCTATTGGATACCGTGGATGGTGCAGTTGACCACAAAGGGCAACCAGTGTTGAGATCCAAGTCGGGGGGTTGGAGATCCGCAGGTTTCATCATATGCGTGGAAGTGGCGGAGAGGTTTGCTTACTATGGGATCAGCTCTAACCTCATCACCTATTTGACCGGCCCACTCGGCCAGTCCACCGCCACCGCCGCCCGGAATGTCAACACCTGGTCCGGCACGGCGTCTCTGCTTCCTCTGTTTGGCGCATTCGTCGCCGATTCTTTTCTGGGTCGTTACCGCACCGTTGTCATTGCCTCTCTCATCTACATCctggttagtttttttttttcattcaatagatACGATAGAATCTGAATTTCAGTAGACTAACTGGTACTTTTATTTGATTGACtgagttaactgaaacccacttattattattagggaacgaaccattttaggaaagtctATATTTATACCCTATTGTTTGcggaaaattattgtatactctCATACTATAAATGTTTactcccaccatgaatttaattagtgaaactcatcattcatgtgagaggaggtctacgcatttatgatattatgaaagtacctaataattttctattgCTAAAAGCTTTGAGCTTGGGTTATGGACTGGCATCTTTCACAAATAGTGAAAATTCAGTCAAAAAGCTTGATCCTTCAAGTAGTGGCTCCTgcataagaaataaaaacacaattggcCTTCAAGTAGTGGCTTCTTTGGAGAGGTATTCAATGCTTGAGCGCTAGAAACAGCTTTCCCTTGCCTCTTCAAAGTCTTTAAACCTGGCTGCAAGTTATGCCCCCATCACATGAGGTAGTCCAAACCAATGTGAGCACCCAATTCAATCCCATGTTATTTGGTGAAGGAAAGTTGTCATTCCAAAATATAAGAGGCAGATGATTTGTACTCTTGTTGTTATCAATGTTTTACACTTTACCATTTTGCTCTGGTTTAAAACTCTAGTTATAGACTTGTAGGCTAAAATAACCATTTTAGCATGTATGTCATGAATAATCCATTTCAATACAGGGATAAGTGTGGCTTGTGAGCACATTTACACAGTTACACTATCAATGAAAGACGTGCAAAATATGGAAGCCTTAGTGGTGTTATACCTTGAGGTCTTGTGCTCGAGTCTCAGACATATTTGCTACCTGTTGTTTGCAGGTTATTGTATGTATTTTGAGCCCACTAAGTGGGATCCGAGGGTTGCTTGACATAACTTAGagagtttaaatttaatttctagTAATTTTCCGTGAGTGCCCTGGAAAtgtttatttgaatttattggaAATGATTGTCAATGTCTTTCAAGCACGTTATTATTAAACTTTAATCATCTTTGATTGCTAATCATTTTTGACTGGGAATGGGATGAATCACAGGGACTTGGCTTGTTGACTCTGTTGTCAATGCTACCGTCTCTCAACTCTTCTAACTGTCAAGGCGCCAGTAAATTTCTTTCATGTTCTCCTCCTCAGCCCCAAGTAATCCTATTCTTCTGCTCTCTATATCTAGTAGCACTTGGGCAAGGTGGACACAAGCCTTGTGTTCAAGCTTTTGGGGCCGATCAATTTGATGGTCAAAATGCAGAAGAGTGCAAAGCCAAAAGCTCATTCTTCAATTGGTGGTATTTTAGTACATGTGCAGGTTGCTTAGTAACACTTTGGATGTTAAACTATATTCAAGAAAACCTTAGTTGGGGTCTTGGTTTTGGTTTACCTTGTATTGCAATGATTGTTGCGCTGGTCATTTTTTTGCTTGGAACTAAGACTTATCGTTACAGTATCAAAGAAGATGAGAAAAGTCCTTTTTTAAGAATTGGTCGAGTGTTTGTTGCGGTAGTGTGGAATTGGAGAACTACCCCTTCGGCCATAGCTATTGAAGAGGAAGCTCGTGGGACTCTGCCTCACCAAAGTTCGGAAGAATTCAAGTAAGACAAATAACTTTCAACTTATTCTCTTtagattaaaaaggaaaaaagaaaaaaagagggggtgGGGGTGCGGGTGGAGGGAACTGCTCCTTGTGTTTATAAAAGTGACAGTTTATTTGCTACTAAGCTCTAGCTCAAATTACACGTACTCACATAAGATAGGGTGCATGCTATGGTCATGGGTTCAAACCCACTGGATGCATGTGTAAATTtacccgaaaaaaaaaaaagagtgacaCTTCATCCACCTAAGGGTCACTCTATTAATGTCTGTTATGCTTGGTTATCAAAAGTTATTATACAATCAAGAATTATAAACACTGGACATGGGTAAAGTTccttttctctaaaatttgtgGGCAAAGTTCTGTTTATCTAAACCACAAATGGGTAAAGTGCTATTTAAAGCATGTGATTTCTATGTGCATATTTTGATGGCAAAGTTGGGCTCTAAAGAAAACTGACCTCAAATGGGCAAAGTGCAATTTTTTAGACCATTTCCATATTATATTATAGGTGGACAAATTGTATCTTTCCTCAAAAAAGGAATGCAAAAGCTAGTACAAGATAGattcaatataaaattttgattcattAGGCCACAAACAGGCCTCTCTCATGGGACTCacaattcaataataatttatttctcATAAATAACTACTCAAAACTATTGTATTTTACGTGGCATCTGATATGAGTCACCTCGTTTTTATTCTAGAATTAACCAAGGCTATTTTCTTGTTgacattattttaaaatgtgaGCATTTTCAGATTTATTCTTCCAAATATTTTAAGTATTGTTCGCTGGGAGTATTACATTTACTGTCATTTTATTTGTTCCTTTGCATTATCATGCAGCTTTGAAATGCTTcatttttgaaagaatttttggTCATGATGCTGAATATTTATCTAGGGTGCATGGACACTTCATTTGGGGTATTGTACCCATGTCATACCTGTGTTGTAACGatatcatgttataatttttttttaaattgcttgTGTCGCCTTATCGTACCCGTGTCCTTGCATCCTAGGGCTCTTTGAGCACCTGGTTTATTGACAGGCATGTGCATTTATGTCTCACATGTGGGTCAAAATCTATAAGAACTTAGATCCCTTAAATCTGAAGCCGATGGACCACACAATCCAACCCTTTGAGGTTAACTCTTTGTTACATTAAAGCAAGTTCCATTATTATATTGCTAAAATAACTCAGGCACCTTACTAGGTTCCTAACTATTGGAGAACTCTTGCTCCTTGTGTAGTCAAACTGATGGATGCCAACTTACaaaaagaataattaattacctttaaaaaaacGAAAAAACTTAATCGGTTGCTTAGATAAAAACTCATCTTTAATCGTGATTTGGATTCTATGATATGGTAGGTTCCTCAACAAAGCTTTGCTTGCACCAGATGGTTCTAAGGAAGATGGAGTGGTGTGTAGCATCAGCGAGGTTGAAGAAGCAAAAGCGGTTCTAAGGCTTGTCCCAATATGGGTGACAAGCTTGGTGTATGCTGTTGTCTTTGCACAGTCCTCAACTTTCTTTACCAAGCAAGGGGCTACTATGGACAGAAAAGTTGTGCCAGGCTTTGACATATCAGCTGCTTCTCTTCAATCCTTTATCAGCCTTTCCATTGTTGTCTTCATTCCCGTATATGATCGTATTTTTGTGCCTATAGCAAGATCTTGTAGCAGGATACCCTCTGGCATCACAATGCTACAGAGAATTGGAATCGGGATGCTTTTATCTGCTGCTTCCATGGTAGTTGCAGCTTTAGTTGAGATTATTAGACTCAAAACTGCTCAAGAATATGGGTTGGTCGATTTGCCAAATGTGACAATCCCAATGAGCATATGGTGGTTGGTTCCTCAATACGTCTTGTTTGGAATTGCTGATGTTTTCACCATGGTTGGTCTACAAGAGTTTTTCTACGATCAGGTCCCAAATGAATTAAGGAGTGTGGGTCTTGGCCTCTACCTGAGTATCTTTGGCGTGGGGAGCTTTTTAAGTAGCTTTCTTATTTCTGCCATTGAGAAAGCAACCGATGTGGATGGTCAAGATAGTTGGTTTGCCAATAATCTTAATCGGGCACATCTTGATTACTTTTATTGGCTACTTGCTGGACTTAGTATAATAAATTTGGCTGCCTACTTATATTTTGCAAAATCTTACATTTATAATCGGAAATGCACAATATGATTGTAATCCTCGTCAACTGCAAATTGTTGTGACACTAGGACGGGGAGacttgttaatatatatataaagctaaTTAGCTTTGTGAATCACTGCAAAATTCTAACTAGCTAATTTGCTTCATGAATCACTGCAATTTTTATGAAGAAATGATGTCTCGTGATGAAGCATTGCAAAATTCATGCCCATAGTCAAGTGAAGCCTAATTGAAGGTATGATATCTTCTGTATAACTTTCTGAATGTACTTTGCATTATCTACACAAGTGTTAGAATTCTGTCAGAATGCACTCGCAGACACCTGCTTTCTTATTCCCTTTCTTCTGTTAGATCATTTTGCATGTTTGCTATGATTTATCTTTGGTAGCTTACATTTGTGGCTGTTATTGACTTATTGTACATGAATTCTGTAAACCCATTATGTTTGTTGCAGTATTGTAAGCTGAATACCATTCTTGAATTTCATACTCTTGTATTGGTAGCTGCCTATCAGAATCGGTGCCATCCATGCCATTAATTCAGGCAATGCATCATCGATTTGGATCCAGTGCAATAGCATGCAATTACCACACCATGTGAGATGAAAAAGTTAAtacatttccttttcttttttaaaaacatcTTATTTACTTTTACATCTCACTTGGGTGAGGCGTGGTAATTGCATAGTGCAGATCTCAATCATtgtttctaccaaaaaaaaataaagatctcAATCATTGCATCATGAATACAACATTTAAAGAAAGTCTAATTGGGCGTGTTCACAAATTTTGAGGAAAAGTATCTTATTTTTAGCAATGTTGGACCCAATTATAACCTTTAGAAAGTTGCAACAAATTGATCAACCTTAGTTTAGCCATTAATCATCAACATGAAACCTTCTACACAAACACGGTACTTGCATGGTATAATAATTGCATCGGATCCAAATCTTTAGTTAGTCACCTGTGCAATGCATTGGAAAGTaacataatatgatttatttctcatattttttcttctaaatatgaaatttaataattatgatagttattaataagtattaattatgattgtatttgtatatagaATTATGTATATCTTATTATtacacaataataatataattatgtTTGTATATGAAACCATATATTctaatatttaaagaaaatttatcaTGCCGAGACTTTAATAGAGAgtttaaatatacaaaataataataataaatttaattaaatttatgcaaaggacaaaacttaggtacagtatctTAGGtactgttccttaggttctccTTTTAAAATTCAACTATGtagctacttaactaaaaaatatacttctttccctctcccttgtgtgtgcgtgtttgtttcttaaaaaaaaaagtcttgttCTTTCTCAAGTTTGAAAAATGAGCAATGTTGGTCTTTGTGTTAACTTTAGTTAGTATCACTGCCTATGTAGCTAAATGAACAATAACATGACTAAGTCATGTggcaatatttttaatattacaaaaattaaaacccatgcacataaaaaaattttttaaaaaaaattaaaacccataaCCGTCTCAGCTGATAACGAACGCCGTTCACCAAACTTGTTAAAGCGTAGTTTCTTGGCGAAGATGGATTTCCCATCAAACTTATCATGATCAGACTTGCAAAGGTGAAACCTAGCCGTCATGTTATGGATGTGGCTGCTGGGAAACTGAATGAACAACACAATAGTGGTAAGATCCTGAGCATGACCGTAGGCAATGAAGAATATAAAGTCTAACTCTGCCCTGAAATGATTTGAAACCCATCTAAAAATTTGTTCCCAcgaatcaataaaaataagaatctAAGGTGAACATAAGCGAAGCCCATCAACAAACAAGCCTTAAATCTTAACTATGAGATTCTTCTAAAAAGGTAAGCCGAAAGAGGAGGGGGGTTGGTGAACTAGAAACGAAGAATGGTGAAAGTTGAAACAAGCAGAGAGGGGTAAGAGCAAATGGTTGTGGGAAACATATTGTcttttgtatataatatatcTCCAATTTATAAATCTTGTCATACCTCtatgtatttttgtaattggaaatgTAGCAACctcaaattataatgaatgGAAGGGACTAGGcattagaggaaaaaaaagaaagaaaaaaaaagaaagaagagcctCTAAAAtttatgacactaaaaaagataaatgaatagaaaattatgacactaaacctaaaaacaaataaataaaagagctTCATTGTACGCGTTTTAAATATTCTTaatgaattatattatatactttaactaataaacatatatatagataaataattacattacatatataattaGCAATAATCTTGAAATGGTATATCAGTATTGAccaatattaaaatattctatttccATTGTCAAGTCGAAATAGCTTTCAGTATGATACTAACTCACTTGTTTAAAACTATATTAACATATGAAAATTCAGACTAGtatttatttagtattaacataataaaaaatacaaaataattgttCCTCAAAACACTTCAACTCAATAATTTACTAAAATGGAACTTAATGTTGTTTTAAATCTTGAAAATCTTTTATGATTCATTTTATACTAAAATtcgtaacaatttttttttcaaggtatAAAATCTAACTAGAAAAATTCCTTATTACTTTAAGAAGAGAATCGTTGGTTGCATCAATGAAAAGATTTTGACAATATTTGTGGCtagaaaagtaaaatatttttttgaaggcagaaaaagtaaaatattgttGTTAGTTTTCCCattatttacaaattaaatataaatcaTAATTATCGTACCAGTATATTTAGGGATGGTCATGGACCAAATTTAGGTCGGGTATACCCAAATACGGCCCAAAACTTTTACCATAGATACTCGGATCCCATTACCCGTTAAGCTGGGTAGTATAATACTCCAACTAATCGAACCTCTCCTATCCACTCGTCCTCTGGCCTGGAGCAAGATAAACCATttttggattatatatatatatattaaaagagagagagagagagagtatctAGGtccattaatttttatgtattgaGTTTGAGTGAGGCCTGGCCAGAATGAGAAAATTCCAATTCATTGCACTGAATCTGAAACTAACATCCATTGCCAGCCTCTGATCGCAGTGTTACATTGTGGCCCATAGCCTAAAGTTTCAATCACGTTTCAGTCACTGTCGTGCTCGGCAAAGTAATGTCAATATTCTCAATGGTCATTGTCATGGTTTCAGTTTGCACATTTGTACTCCAACTCCAGCTAATCTATCCGACTTATATTGTCCTtactaacaatatatatatatatatatatatatatattaacatgttcataataataattatatttttcacattttataaTTATACTCCAGCTCATCCATCTGATAGCTTATAGCTCACTTCTCTGGGCTGCCCCTAACATGATATTTTCAAATggactctttttcttttgctacaaCTGTATGGAAAGAGACCTTTCACCATTTTATTAGTGTTCCTTTTAATCGTAAAAATGGGGTAATTCCATTTAAGAAAATGTTAtatctataacattttcacaacatgtttacaacaaatcttaaataacaaattgttattagctaatagtaaataaaaaaattaatttgacttaagggtccgtttggttgaaGGGGTAAAAAAGTAAGAAGATAGAAAATTGTAAGAGGTTGGAAAattgagaggatagaaaagattttaatttctctcatttttgtttggttgggagtggaaaaatAGATGGACGGAAAAagtgagtttatataaatttacttatacactgttaaaaaatgatagccaatcaaaagaaaaaagtgacaaacaaccaaaaaaaaaaaaaagcaatcacccaatttattaaaaaaaaatcatgtcccaaaaaaaaaaatcacgtctacttaaaaaaaaaaaaaaacaacaacaactatTACACTCAcaacccaaaaaggaaaaaaaaaaataaaataaaaaggcaaagtccaggaaaaaaaaaaatggaaaaaagaggCAACATGCCCACCTACcgcccaagaaaaaaaatgcaaaaaaaaggAGCAACGTGCCCAGCGTGCGCTCGcgtacacacacataaaaaaaagaattaaacatgggcatttttgtccattaagcaaccccattttctccctttagttttctctctattttgaggaaaaaactttttgttgggCCTGGAGAGAAAATACCTGGACCttaccatttattttctttcctcctCACTTAACCAATCACactcaaaaaagttttccttctcattttctctccaaagttttccatccacccTATTTCACTTTTAAACAAACACAtcttaatttttctcatttttgtttggttgagagtgaAAAAGTGGATGGAcggaaaaagtgagtttgtataaatttactcctacacccttgttaaaaaatgatagccaattaaaacaaaaaagtgacaaataaccaaaaaaaaaaaagcaatcacccaatttttataaaaaaaaaaatcatgtctagttaaaaaaaaaaaaacaaaacaactatcacacccacaacccaaaaggaagaaaaaaaggcaaagtcccaaggaaaaaaaaaaaaaaaaaaaaaaaaaggcaaagtcCAAGAAAAAAGAGGCAACATGCCCACCcaccaccccaaaaaaaaaaaaaaagaggaaactGGACAAGGGAATTTTTGTCCATTAAGCAGCCTCATTTTCTCCCTTTAGTTTCCTCTTCATTTTTGGGAGAAAACTTTTTAGTGGACCCGGGAAGAAAATacatgggtcccaccatttattttccttccttccCACCCAAtcaaacacactcaaaaaagtTTTACTCCCAATTTTCTCTTCAAAGTTTTCCATCTATCTTATTTCACtttcaaacaaacacaccctaagggTTCAAATTCGATGGAAAATattgtgtaaagatagttttccgtaCTTTCCAATGTTTGGTAGCATTATAATAAAtgagtcaaaggaaaactatctttagtcaACATTAAAAATATGGCTTATTTtaagagattgttttccactaattttttttttttttggaaaacaactctatctcacagcAAGCTAAATAAGAGAAATTATGAGATgatttttcaactcatttaaggttgttataaaaaataggaaaataagatagttttatggaaaatattttttggaaaatgactcattttctaaaaaacatcattattgaaacaaatagaACGCGAATAACAAATtactacttatgatttattgtaaaagtattataaaaataatatgatcGTAACATTTCTCATTCCATTAATGGTTCAGTTGAGATAGCACCTATAAAGTTTATTATCTCCTCATTTTTTACTTATATGGTGACATGACTATCGAGCctctttatattttgtaatgACAAGGTACAGGTTGGGATTCAAATACAAGTTCTGTAGGGGAATATGGATTCAtgagatgatgaaaaaaaaaagtgaaagaaaataatcacacaagataatatttactTA is a genomic window of Quercus lobata isolate SW786 chromosome 2, ValleyOak3.0 Primary Assembly, whole genome shotgun sequence containing:
- the LOC115975118 gene encoding protein NRT1/ PTR FAMILY 5.10-like — its product is MEIPLLLLDTVDGAVDHKGQPVLRSKSGGWRSAGFIICVEVAERFAYYGISSNLITYLTGPLGQSTATAARNVNTWSGTASLLPLFGAFVADSFLGRYRTVVIASLIYILGLGLLTLLSMLPSLNSSNCQGASKFLSCSPPQPQVILFFCSLYLVALGQGGHKPCVQAFGADQFDGQNAEECKAKSSFFNWWYFSTCAGCLVTLWMLNYIQENLSWGLGFGLPCIAMIVALVIFLLGTKTYRYSIKEDEKSPFLRIGRVFVAVVWNWRTTPSAIAIEEEARGTLPHQSSEEFKFLNKALLAPDGSKEDGVVCSISEVEEAKAVLRLVPIWVTSLVYAVVFAQSSTFFTKQGATMDRKVVPGFDISAASLQSFISLSIVVFIPVYDRIFVPIARSCSRIPSGITMLQRIGIGMLLSAASMVVAALVEIIRLKTAQEYGLVDLPNVTIPMSIWWLVPQYVLFGIADVFTMVGLQEFFYDQVPNELRSVGLGLYLSIFGVGSFLSSFLISAIEKATDVDGQDSWFANNLNRAHLDYFYWLLAGLSIINLAAYLYFAKSYIYNRKCTI